From one Bacteroidota bacterium genomic stretch:
- a CDS encoding glycosyltransferase, translated as MPFLLNKMELPVVIYLSPYDILRPRTNQVSDVRFSEGFAQNGCETHLIVPYVERKDNILIEDVHETYGLLAALHIHYLPTRFKDDVHGSKHLLWLIWYSTLKVLSILKKNKNNSSVYIISRSTHLLRPLFLLRKLFPRKFKSALLIHWAHDFQTRMVHQSIYKKSDFLLATNSSILNELLKVSGRSSAEGAYTLNPITEFQASEKISREEARREIQFPETSSTLIAYTGKLGLSYDKETKYILGAAALLPYYTFLFTGGKPETVAFWEDYCKSKGISNVVFTGYIYDYQKIKLYQYAADVLLSYYTHQGHDVRYNLPNKLCEYMLTGNVIITPDYPATADLLNESNCIFTTPENSEALAESIRFAIECPEIAKRKAEQAARDVKEITFKKVAARLLQQFAS; from the coding sequence GTGCCATTTCTCCTGAATAAAATGGAATTGCCTGTAGTTATATACCTGTCTCCATATGACATACTGAGACCAAGGACTAACCAGGTCAGTGATGTACGTTTTTCGGAAGGCTTTGCACAAAATGGCTGCGAAACTCATCTTATTGTCCCCTATGTTGAACGAAAAGATAACATTCTAATAGAAGATGTACATGAAACATATGGTCTACTTGCCGCACTTCATATTCACTACCTCCCTACCCGATTCAAAGATGATGTACACGGGAGTAAGCATTTACTTTGGCTGATATGGTACTCCACATTGAAAGTACTATCCATTCTTAAAAAAAACAAAAACAATTCAAGTGTTTATATCATAAGCAGAAGTACCCATTTGCTACGCCCACTCTTTCTTCTTCGTAAACTCTTCCCAAGAAAATTCAAGTCAGCACTTCTCATTCATTGGGCACATGACTTTCAAACCCGAATGGTTCATCAGTCGATTTATAAGAAGTCAGATTTTCTTCTCGCAACTAATAGTTCCATTCTGAATGAGCTATTAAAAGTGAGTGGACGAAGTAGCGCTGAAGGCGCATATACTTTAAATCCAATAACTGAATTCCAAGCCAGTGAAAAAATCTCAAGAGAAGAAGCCAGACGAGAAATTCAGTTTCCCGAAACTTCTTCAACGCTCATCGCTTATACCGGTAAATTAGGATTAAGCTACGATAAAGAAACAAAGTACATCCTTGGGGCAGCCGCATTACTACCATATTATACTTTCCTTTTTACAGGAGGTAAGCCGGAAACTGTCGCTTTCTGGGAAGACTATTGTAAAAGCAAAGGAATATCTAATGTTGTTTTCACCGGTTATATTTACGATTATCAAAAAATAAAACTTTATCAGTATGCAGCAGATGTATTGCTTTCCTACTACACTCATCAGGGACATGATGTTCGGTATAACTTGCCGAATAAACTTTGCGAATATATGCTAACCGGGAATGTTATAATCACTCCTGATTATCCGGCAACCGCTGATTTACTAAATGAGAGCAATTGTATTTTCACCACCCCTGAAAACAGTGAAGCGCTGGCAGAAAGTATCCGTTTTGCAATTGAGTGCCCTGAAATAGCGAAAAGAAAAGCTGAACAGGCTGCAAGAGATGTCAAAGAAATCACTTTTAAAAAAGTGGCTGCGCGCTTATTACAACAATTCGCCTCATGA
- a CDS encoding class I SAM-dependent methyltransferase: protein MSILHASQKAIALKYPLAAISFYLGNKKFLHRAIILESAKHLLGKKFHKSLWINALNDLEKGILLPPNKNTHNLIVGNSLNTTFGKWIWCCVRVLQPDIMVETGVAHGSSTWIILNAMHLNKKGKLHSIDLPNNDTNSAYNFQQTQPSTGWMVPDTLKSKWELHLGYAQEILPALLKRLGKIDIFFHDSDHSYEHMKFEYETSTPFIRPGGLLISDDVHKNKAFVEFVQNTSWKALMFNKGGCAISPE, encoded by the coding sequence ATGAGCATCTTACACGCTAGTCAAAAAGCAATAGCCCTTAAATATCCTTTAGCCGCAATTTCTTTTTATTTAGGAAACAAAAAATTTTTACATAGGGCCATCATTCTTGAATCTGCGAAACACCTTCTTGGCAAAAAATTTCATAAATCATTATGGATAAATGCATTGAATGACCTGGAAAAGGGGATTCTTCTTCCTCCAAATAAAAATACTCATAACTTAATCGTTGGTAATAGTTTGAACACTACATTCGGAAAATGGATATGGTGTTGTGTCCGTGTTTTGCAGCCAGACATTATGGTAGAGACCGGTGTAGCACATGGTTCTTCTACATGGATTATCTTAAATGCAATGCACCTAAATAAAAAAGGCAAACTCCATTCCATTGACCTACCTAATAATGACACCAACAGCGCCTATAATTTCCAACAAACACAACCTTCCACAGGATGGATGGTACCTGACACATTAAAATCAAAATGGGAACTTCATTTAGGATATGCACAGGAGATTTTACCGGCGCTTCTGAAAAGACTTGGGAAAATCGATATTTTCTTTCATGATAGTGATCATAGCTATGAACACATGAAATTTGAATATGAAACTTCCACTCCATTTATTAGACCAGGAGGATTACTGATAAGTGATGATGTACATAAAAACAAAGCTTTTGTTGAATTTGTTCAAAACACCTCATGGAAAGCATTAATGTTCAACAAAGGCGGTTGTGCCATTTCTCCTGAATAA
- a CDS encoding oligosaccharide flippase family protein: MKAKVREKYKSLKRRFDPESKNLFKNSSWVFLSNGLGTAFAFIKMILITRILGAELLGTYTLAIAFILTTQEFLRLNISMGLIRFGAQYNSEGSKDKVVSVIKFSLLLSMGSALLSVLLLGGMVSISYETFIKGPDLTFYVIAFAFSNGLTFIDAISKASLKLFYKFKINSVIQMIMDTIEVIIIIITLYVYGPDLKAFFTATILSKVINSFTCNIAAYRELLPELRPYLSSGMHLIKSQRKEYLQYIFGNSFSSTLKVFMNQGDVLLLGYMGSLSDVAYYSTAKKLAYSVLTLSDPLASSVFPQLSHLIADKVYGKVRIMLNSITRVVILPALLFLTLAYFIKSELITLLYGPAFEPASEPFFILLICAVQGSVFFWALPLIQSLGLIKKRFLVYLSAILIGGITAMLLVHEFKSTGVALGLLAANLYINFRFIQTGILYLNKNNSLQPIT, encoded by the coding sequence GTGAAGGCAAAAGTACGCGAAAAGTATAAAAGTCTGAAAAGAAGATTCGATCCTGAATCGAAAAATCTTTTTAAAAACAGTTCATGGGTCTTTCTCTCTAATGGACTGGGTACTGCTTTTGCATTTATAAAAATGATCCTTATTACCCGGATACTGGGAGCCGAATTATTAGGAACTTATACGCTTGCAATTGCCTTTATCCTCACCACACAAGAGTTCTTACGTCTAAATATTTCAATGGGATTGATCCGATTTGGAGCTCAATACAATTCTGAAGGAAGCAAGGACAAAGTGGTTTCAGTAATAAAATTCAGTTTACTGCTGAGTATGGGCTCAGCACTCCTATCCGTTCTATTACTCGGTGGTATGGTAAGTATCTCCTATGAAACTTTCATTAAGGGCCCAGATTTAACATTTTACGTTATCGCCTTTGCCTTTTCAAACGGATTGACTTTTATTGATGCCATATCTAAAGCAAGTCTTAAGTTATTTTATAAATTCAAAATCAATTCCGTAATTCAAATGATTATGGATACAATTGAAGTTATTATAATTATCATCACATTGTATGTTTACGGACCTGACTTAAAAGCCTTCTTTACGGCAACCATTCTGAGCAAAGTAATCAATAGCTTTACATGCAATATTGCAGCTTACCGGGAACTTTTACCTGAATTACGACCCTACCTATCCTCCGGTATGCACCTAATAAAAAGCCAGAGAAAAGAATATTTACAATATATTTTCGGAAACTCATTTAGCAGTACACTTAAAGTTTTCATGAATCAGGGCGATGTACTCTTGCTTGGGTACATGGGAAGTTTAAGTGATGTTGCCTATTATTCAACTGCAAAAAAGTTAGCTTATTCAGTACTTACACTCAGCGACCCCCTTGCCTCTTCAGTATTTCCTCAACTATCACATTTAATTGCGGACAAGGTTTATGGCAAAGTGCGCATCATGCTCAATAGCATCACCCGTGTCGTAATTCTTCCAGCTTTATTATTTTTGACCTTAGCCTACTTCATTAAATCAGAACTTATCACATTACTTTACGGACCAGCTTTCGAACCGGCTTCGGAACCGTTCTTCATTTTACTCATTTGCGCAGTACAGGGCTCTGTTTTTTTCTGGGCTTTGCCGTTAATTCAAAGTTTGGGGTTAATAAAAAAAAGATTCCTTGTATATTTATCCGCTATCCTTATCGGTGGCATTACTGCAATGTTATTAGTTCATGAATTTAAATCTACCGGTGTTGCACTCGGATTACTTGCTGCAAATCTGTATATTAACTTTCGATTTATTCAAACTGGTATCCTATATCTAAATAAAAATAATAGTTTGCAACCTATCACCTAA
- a CDS encoding polysaccharide biosynthesis tyrosine autokinase: MSNEAKAQPPQYNYPNQQQAIGAGETHNQINLKFLFHKYFLRHWYLYIYTLTLGIITAYFYNWYATPIYFTSCTVLIKDDNKKYNGDDLLSQLNQFNSEGGIETEIGIIRSRELIYKTLNDLGYDKSYFLKGEIKTSEIYKETPIHLVEDTLYTIANSTLLNIEILDSRKYKLSYSHPSGYQIGYYLFDKKVNTKIGIFKIVKTDKFKDESYNTTSYDKRNFFIRFNSIENITVVYQTALKVDKISKMSNILQASIQGPVPSKNEDFLNRLFDFYIAKGIELKNEYAVNTLKFIDEQVALLTDEIDLSEANVERFRVTKGITDLSVEASSFLESVKNFDAKISELQVQISFLDYLERYVAQGKELSGNISPGSILVNDPLLTNLILKMNELENKRKSQLNLAKQENPLLIGLNIEILNTKSALLENVKSLRNGLKSSLNEAMLQKGQVQGKLRLLPGAQRELQTLMRGSNIKETLYSYLLQKRAETAIILASTTADNRVVDSSRTFFKPLKPVKSLSYSIAIILGLLIPGILIYSRDLLNDKILDRYDLERLTNIPMLGMIGLSASKSNLVVTEKPNSHISEAFRSIRTNLQYFNPNKDQNIIMVTSSISSEGKSFCSLNLAVMLAMSGRKTILVGCDLRKPKITVGFDFTSEIGLSNYLIGIASENDVIQNSGTIPNLDIILSGPKPPNPSELIISPKMDILFNYLKANYANIILDTPPVGLITDAMVLSKYTDINIYVVRQGVTRRHHLSFVNKLYNEGKLKNLCVILNAMKANNRSYGYGYEYSYGYGYGYGYGYGYYEEDSKESGIKATFKSIFGKKRKKA; the protein is encoded by the coding sequence ATGAGCAACGAAGCTAAAGCACAACCGCCTCAATACAACTATCCCAACCAGCAACAAGCAATTGGAGCCGGTGAAACTCACAATCAAATCAACCTCAAATTTTTATTCCATAAATATTTCCTCCGTCATTGGTATTTATATATCTATACGCTTACTCTGGGAATCATTACGGCTTATTTTTACAATTGGTATGCTACACCCATTTATTTCACGAGTTGCACAGTACTTATTAAAGACGACAATAAAAAGTACAATGGTGATGATCTGCTTTCACAATTAAATCAGTTCAATTCAGAAGGGGGCATTGAGACTGAAATTGGAATAATACGATCCAGAGAGCTCATTTATAAAACACTGAACGATTTAGGCTACGACAAAAGTTACTTTCTTAAAGGAGAAATAAAAACTTCGGAAATTTACAAAGAAACACCGATTCATCTCGTTGAAGACACATTATATACAATTGCCAACAGCACTTTACTGAATATTGAAATTCTGGATAGCAGGAAATATAAATTAAGTTATAGTCATCCGAGTGGTTATCAGATCGGATACTACCTCTTTGACAAAAAGGTAAATACTAAAATCGGAATTTTCAAAATTGTCAAGACCGATAAATTCAAGGATGAAAGCTATAATACAACGTCCTACGACAAGCGAAATTTTTTCATTCGGTTCAATTCGATCGAGAACATCACTGTTGTTTACCAAACCGCCTTAAAGGTTGATAAAATCAGTAAAATGTCTAATATATTACAGGCTTCTATACAAGGACCAGTACCTAGTAAAAACGAAGATTTTCTAAACCGGCTTTTTGACTTTTACATAGCAAAAGGCATTGAACTAAAGAATGAATACGCAGTTAATACATTAAAATTTATTGATGAACAGGTTGCCTTACTGACAGATGAAATTGATCTCAGCGAAGCCAATGTAGAGCGATTCAGGGTAACAAAAGGAATCACCGATTTAAGTGTTGAAGCGAGTTCATTCCTGGAAAGCGTTAAAAATTTTGACGCGAAAATTTCAGAATTACAGGTTCAAATTTCATTTCTCGATTATTTAGAGCGGTATGTCGCACAAGGCAAGGAACTATCCGGCAATATTTCCCCGGGAAGTATATTAGTAAATGACCCCTTACTTACTAATCTTATTTTAAAGATGAATGAGTTGGAAAACAAGAGAAAATCTCAATTGAACCTTGCCAAACAGGAAAACCCTTTGTTAATTGGATTAAATATTGAAATCCTGAATACTAAATCAGCGTTACTGGAGAACGTAAAAAGTTTACGTAATGGACTGAAATCCTCATTGAATGAGGCCATGTTGCAAAAAGGACAAGTGCAGGGAAAACTACGGTTACTTCCGGGAGCACAACGCGAATTGCAAACACTCATGAGAGGCTCTAATATCAAAGAAACATTATACTCCTACTTATTACAAAAGAGAGCCGAAACAGCCATAATACTTGCATCTACAACAGCTGATAACCGTGTTGTTGACAGTTCCCGTACATTTTTCAAACCATTGAAACCTGTTAAAAGTTTAAGCTATTCCATCGCAATCATATTAGGGCTTTTAATTCCTGGCATTCTCATCTACAGCAGAGATCTGTTGAATGATAAAATTCTTGACCGTTACGATTTGGAAAGATTGACTAATATTCCAATGCTTGGGATGATTGGCTTAAGTGCATCGAAATCGAACTTAGTGGTTACTGAAAAACCAAACTCACATATATCAGAAGCTTTTCGATCCATTCGAACTAATTTGCAATATTTCAATCCTAATAAGGATCAGAATATCATAATGGTTACTTCGTCCATAAGTTCGGAAGGTAAAAGTTTTTGTTCATTGAATTTAGCAGTAATGCTTGCAATGTCTGGACGAAAAACTATTTTAGTGGGCTGTGACCTGCGCAAGCCAAAAATTACCGTTGGCTTTGATTTTACGAGTGAAATTGGATTGAGCAATTACTTGATTGGAATAGCCTCTGAAAATGATGTCATCCAAAATTCCGGCACTATTCCTAATCTTGATATTATCTTATCTGGTCCAAAACCACCCAATCCATCTGAACTTATCATTTCTCCCAAGATGGATATTTTGTTCAATTATTTAAAAGCCAATTACGCAAATATCATTCTTGACACTCCACCCGTTGGTTTAATTACCGACGCAATGGTGCTTTCAAAATATACTGACATCAACATATATGTTGTTCGACAGGGCGTAACTCGACGGCATCATCTGAGTTTCGTAAATAAACTTTACAATGAGGGAAAGCTAAAAAATTTATGTGTCATTTTAAATGCGATGAAGGCCAATAACAGAAGTTACGGTTATGGGTATGAATACTCTTATGGGTACGGATATGGATATGGTTATGGCTATGGTTATTATGAAGAAGACAGTAAAGAAAGTGGTATCAAAGCTACATTTAAATCAATATTCGGTAAAAAAAGAAAAAAAGCTTGA
- a CDS encoding polysaccharide biosynthesis/export family protein, giving the protein MRILTRILILFILIWGSSCRQVSDVAYFQPTDSTRADRKVIYPNFNTDKSNLTPPIYENLIQPSDILSIYVSSLSPEASSFFNAIAPVERNEQTNNSSFSTRTDIGYLVDTQGYIELPLIGKIKLSGMSTSVAKDTLTLRLEKYLQFPSVRIYIENFRVTLLGEVSRPGVYSVTNERITIPEALGLAGDLTIYANRKNITLIREEKGGEKKYINIDITKRELFNSSFYNLRSGDILYVSPVKGKVAQSDNFYRVLPIVISSLTLVAVLVARIIQ; this is encoded by the coding sequence ATGAGAATCTTAACAAGAATATTAATTTTATTTATCTTGATTTGGGGGAGTTCCTGCCGCCAAGTAAGTGATGTAGCATATTTTCAACCTACTGATTCTACCCGGGCTGACCGTAAAGTAATTTACCCGAATTTCAATACAGACAAATCGAATCTGACCCCGCCTATTTATGAAAATCTAATTCAACCCAGCGATATACTTTCCATCTATGTTTCGAGTTTAAGTCCGGAAGCCAGTAGTTTCTTCAATGCCATTGCTCCGGTGGAACGCAATGAACAAACGAACAATAGTTCATTCTCCACAAGAACAGATATTGGTTATCTGGTAGATACACAAGGCTATATAGAACTACCACTCATAGGTAAAATTAAGTTATCCGGAATGAGTACGTCAGTGGCAAAGGACACTTTAACCCTGAGACTGGAAAAATACTTGCAATTTCCCTCGGTGAGAATTTACATTGAAAATTTCAGAGTTACATTATTGGGTGAGGTATCCCGGCCTGGAGTTTACAGTGTCACAAATGAGCGAATCACGATTCCTGAAGCATTGGGACTTGCAGGAGATCTTACAATTTATGCAAACAGAAAAAACATCACTTTGATACGCGAAGAAAAAGGAGGAGAAAAAAAGTACATCAATATAGATATCACAAAAAGAGAACTTTTTAACTCTTCATTTTACAATTTGCGTTCCGGCGACATATTATACGTTTCTCCTGTCAAAGGAAAAGTTGCACAGAGTGATAATTTTTACAGAGTGTTGCCGATAGTAATCAGTAGCCTAACTTTAGTAGCAGTACTAGTAGCACGAATAATCCAATAA